The Geothrix sp. DNA segment GGCCTTCGCCAACTGTGCCCCCCGCAGCCACAAGGTGGGTATTTGGGCGAAGCGTTTCACGTCTTCTTGGAATTGGGCCTCGCCCTCTCTCATGGCCCGTTCCCCGTCGACTGTCCCGAACCCAGCGGCCATCCCCCTCCAAAGCGCGACCTCGACCAGATTGGCCCCGAGAACTGAATGGAATGGCGCCAACAGCCTCGCCTGGCGGTAAGCCTGATCGGCTCGCTCCAAAGATGCCTCCGCGCCTGCCTGACGATGAACCGTTTCCCACTGCCCGCGCATCAGGGCGGCGTTGGCCATGCCGTAGTGGGAACGGAAGCTCGGCCCCTGCCTGAGAACCATCTCGAAGCTCTGCATGGATTGTTCCAACGATGGCCGCGGATCCATGCCATGGGTGCGCTCGTACTCCGCTCGTTCGCCCCAGAGGTAGCCCAGAGCCTCTCGCAGCGACTTCGCATCAGGCTCGCGCTCTAACCCCCTCAGGATGACTTGCAGGGCGGACTCGAAGACTTCCCAGGGAGGCTCCCCACGGAGGGTGCCTTCGGAGAGGCGCCATACTGATACTCGCGCTAGTTCATTGGCCAACGACGAATGGCCCGGTCTCCGATCGAGAGCCTCCCTGCCATGGGCCAAGGCCCGGTCCAACCATGGGATCGGATCTCCCATTTCTGGGAATTTGATGGCATAGCATTCTGCCTGCATGGCGCCTTCGAGCGCATCGAAGGGCGGATCAGGGGCCTCCAGGAGGGGAGCCAGCAGGGCCAGGGCCCGCCTCAGGGGCGCTGCACCGGGGCGTCCGGCCACCTGCGCATTGACGGCCTCAGCCGTGAGCAGGGACGCCTCCAGGATCGCCGCCCGCGATCCCCCGGGTTCCAGGATCCGGAGGGCCGCCACCACGCCTTCCACGCCTGCATGGATGGCCCGGCCCTGCACGGGGTCCGATACGAACAGGCCGTAGCGCATCACGCCGATCCGGCCCGCCAGGCCCAGAGCCTGGACGTCACAGGGCGCGGCCATCAGCGCGGCCTGGGCGCTGCGGTGAGCTTCCGCCAGGATCCCATCCCGCTCAGGGCCGCTCTTCGGCAGGCCCCAGGACAGCAGGGCCTGGGCCTCCAGCAGGCGGGCCTCGTAGAACCAGGGCGCCTGGCCCTGGGCCGCTCGGGCCTTGGCGATGGCCTCCTCCCAGCGCCCGGCCACCCAGGCCGCCTGCCCTTCCAGGTAGGCCAGCGGGATGAGGGAAGCGGTGGCCCCGGATCTCAGCAGCGGCTCGATGCGCGCGACGGCAACCGCTTGCAGCCGGCCCAGCGCCTCCTTCCGTGCATCTTCCGGCCCGATGCGCCAGGCCTCGTCCAGGGCCTTCTGGTGCAGTTCGAGCAGGGCCCGGCCGAGGGCGGAACGCAGCTCTGGTGTATCGAAGCCCAGGGCCCGGGCCCGCTCCAGGTGTGTCCGGGCGGACTCCGGCTGGCCCAGGGCCAGCCGCGCCCGCCCCAGGGCGTACTGCCCGGGCGCCTCCGCACTGGCCCCCTCCACGTGCGCTTCCGCTTCCAGGCGGGCCACCCGGCCTTCGAGATCCCGCAGCTCGGGCCCCAGATCATGGGGGGGGGACAGCTTCAGATATCGGGCCAGGGCCTCGATGCGCTCCGCCGCCTGGGCGAAGCGCTGGGCATGGGCGGCCTGGGCCCGGGCCCGCAGGCGCTCCCGCACCGCGAACCCGCCGAAGACGGCCGTGGACAGGAGCACGGCGGCCGTGGCCGCCACCAGCACGGTGTGCTTCCGGGCCCAGTGGACCCCCTTCTCCAGCCGGGTGGCCGCCCGGGCCTCGATGGACTCGCCATCCAGGATGCGCTGCAGATCCTCCCCCAGGGCGCGGGCCGTGGCGTACCGGCGGCGGGGATCCTTCTGGAGGCAGGTGAGCACCACGGTCTCCAGGTCGGCCGAGAGCATGGGCAGCCGGCGCCGGAGCGGAACCGGGTCGTCCTTCACGATGTGGGACATGCACTCGAGTCCCTCCCCCGGAAAGGGTGGGGAACCCGTCAGCAGGGCCTGGAGCGTGGCGCCCAGCGAGTACACGTCCGAGCGGCGGTCCAGCCGTGCCGCATCGCCGCGGGCCTGCTCCGGGGACATGAAGGCCACCGTGCCGATGATGCGGCCCGTTTCGGTGAGGCCCTGGCTCTCGGTGCCGCGGGCCAATCCGAAGTCGAGCACGCAGGCCCGGGTGGAGCCATCCTCCAGGCGGTCGATCATCAGGTTGGCGGGCTTCAGGTCGCGATGGACGAGCCCCACCCGATGAGCCGCATGGACCCCTTCGCAGACATCCACCATGTAGCGGAGCAGGGCTTCCACGGACAGGGCGGGCGCGGCCCTCTGGAGGGTCGCGCCGCTGAGGAACTGCATGGCGATGTAAGGCTGGCCGCGCCACTCGCCCACCTCGTACACCCGGCACACGTTGGGGTGGTCGACCCGGGCCTGGAGCTGGGCCTCCTGGATGAACCGCTGGAGCAGGTCGGGATCCTCCCGGCGCAGCAGCTTCAGGGCCACCAGGCGATGCAGCGAAGGGTCCGTGGCCTTGAAGATGCGCCCCATGCCCCCTTCGCCGAGCAGCTCGAGGTTCTCAAAGCGGGCCCAGCGCGCCAGGGTCCGGGCCTGGAAGACATCGCCTTTGCGGAATCGCCTCCCCGGGTCGGACGGTCCGGCCGAGGGGCCCGACGGATCTGTCTCCGCGGGGTCCCCGTGCGTTGGCAGGGGCGTCTGGGCCGTGACATCCAGGGACCAGTGGCTGGCTTCGACCTCCTCCAGGTCGGCCAGGTCCTGGAGCAGCCCCTGGCAGTCCTCCCGGGTCAGGCGGCCGGCGGCCACCAGGGTTTCCAGGTCGGTATCCCGGGCCTCCCCGGGCTCCAGCAGCCCGCAGGCCACCGCCAGGGCCAGCGCCCGCTCACCAGCCGTCGACATGCCAGCCGATCTCCACGGGTGTGACTCCTGTGTGACTTGTCCATGGTGACGGCTTTGGGACGATACGAGAAGGTACGCTTGGGTTGACCGAGGCGGAGCCGGGAGGCATTCTGGCTCTGGCCCTGGCGCCGGAAAGGAGGTTTGATGGGACGACACGCCGACCTCACCGAACCTCCGTCGAGTCGCGCCGCCCGCTGAGGCGGCCCCTTCCCGGCTCTCCTGAATCCGCCCCCTGAACGGGATCGCAGACCGCCTGCCGGCGCTGCATCCGCTCCTCCGGACCGGCCATGATGCACCGATTCCTAGACACCATGTGGGGCCAGGCCAACGCCCTGTTCTCCCCCCTGCGGAGGCGGCGCTGGGTCGACCTCCTGCTGGTCGCGGCGGCCTTCGGCATGCTGTACGGGCTGATCCTCGTCGGGCGCGAGTGGACCGCCATCCAGCGTCCCCAGCTCGAGATCGACCTGTCCCTGCTGGCGCTGCCGAAATACACCTTCTTCTCCATGATGCGGGGCGTCGCGGCCTACGTCCTTTCCATCGCCTTCACCCTGGTGTACGCCTTCTGGGCCGCCAAGGACGAACGGGCCGAGAAGCTGCTGATCCCCCTGCTGGACATCCTCCAGAGCATCCCGGTCCTGACCTTCCTCATGCCCCTGCTGCTCGTCATGGTGGCCCTGTTCCCCCGCAGCAACATGGGCCTGGAGATCACGGCGATCCTGACCATCTTCACCGGCCAGGTCTGGAACATGACCTTCAGCCTCTACCACAGCCTGAAGAGCGTTCCCGCCGAACTCCAGGAGGCGGGCACCGTGTACCGGTTCACCTGGTGGCAGCGCTTCAAGTGGGTGGAACTGCCCTTCGCCACCACGGGCCTGGCCTGGAACAGCATGATGAGCATGGCCGGCGGCTGGTTCTTCCTGATGATCAACGAGTCCCTGAAGGTGGGCGACAAGGACTTCCGCCTGCCTGGGCTCGGCTCGTACATGCGCGTCGCCGCGGAGCAGGGCAACGTCAAGGCCGAGGTGCTGGCCGTACTGGCCATGATCCTGATGATCGTCTTCCTGGACCAGGTGCTGTGGCGCCCGGTCGTGGTGTGGGCCCAGCGCTTCCGCATCGAGGACACCGTCCAGAACGTCGACTCCCAGAGCTGGTTCCTCAACCTCATCCGGGGTTCCCGCCTCATCCGCCGCTGGGACCGCTGGCGCACCAAGCAGCGCCGGAACCGCCAGCACCGCCACCCCGCTCCGAAGGTGCCCCTGGCGGAGGGCGGCAGCGAGCGTGCAGCCCATGCCGCCCCCTGGCTGTCCATGGGTGCCCTCATCGTCCTGTCCGGGTTCCTGCTTCTGGGTGGCTACGGCGTCTTCCGCCTCCTGCAGCAGCTCCCTTCGGGCGCCTGGTGGACCTTGCTCAAGGCCGCGGGCCTGACCCTCTCCCGGGTGATGGCGTCCATCCTCATCGGCCTCTGCTGGACCCTGCCGGCGGGCCTTGCCATCGGGCTCTCCCAGCGGCTGTCGCGCATCTTCCAGCCCATCGTCCAGGTGGCGGCCTCCTTCCCGGCGCCCATGCTCTTCCCGGCCGTCATCGCCATCCTCGCCTCCTTCAGGATCGGCCTGGGCTGGGGCAGCATCGCCCTCATGCTGCTGGGCACCCAGTGGTACATCCTGTTCAACGTCATCGCCGGTGCCAGCGCCATCCCCAGCGACCTCCGGGAGGTGGGCACCGCCTTCGGGTTCAGCCGCTGGCAGCGGTTCCGCAACCTCTACATGCCTGCCGTCTTCCCCTACCTGGTGACGGGGTGCCTGACCGCGGCCGGGGGCGCCTGGAATGCCAGCATCGTTTCCGAGTACTACAACCTGAGCGGGCCCACCTTGAAGACCTTCGGCCTCGGCGCCATCGTGAGCCAGGCCACGGACGAGAAGGACTTCGTGCTTCTGGCGGCCGCCACCCTCGTGCTCGCCGGTACGGTGGTGCTCTTCAACCGCCTGGTCTGGAAGCCCCTCTACAAGATCGCCGAGACCCACTATTCCCTGTCGAAGTGAGGCAGCCATGAAGCACGCCATCAACGCCACCCACGAAGTCATCTGCGAGCTGAAGGGCATCCAGAAGTCCTTTGAGCGGGAGACCGGCCATGCCCTGCGCGTGCTGGAGGACATCAACCTGGACATCCGGGCCAACGAAGTGGTCTGCCTCATCGGACCTTCGGGCTGCGGCAAATCCACCATCCTCCGGATCTTCGCCGGCCTGATCCACCCCACCAAGGGCAAGACCTTCTACCACGGCAAGAAGATGGAGGGCCTCAACCCGGGCGTGGCCATCGTCTTTCAGAACTTCGCCCTCTACCCCTGGATGACGGTGGAGGCCAACGTGAAGACGGTGCTCCAGGCCCAGGGCCTGGATGACGAGACCATCAAGGCCAAGGCCCACCGCGCCATCAGCCTCGTCGGCCTCGAAGGCTTCGAGGAGGCCTACCCGCGCGAGCTCTCCGGCGGCATGAAACAGCGGGTGGGCATGGCCCGGGCGCTGAGCGTCGACCCCGAGATCCTCTTCATGGACGAACCCTTCAGCCACGTGGACGCCCTCACGGCTGAGGGCCTCCGGGCGGAGATCCTGGACATCTGGGACGACGCCGAGCGCAACCCCTCCTCCATCCTCATGGTGAGCCACGACATCAAGGAGGTGGTCTACATGGCGGACCGCGTCGTGGTGCTGTCGGCCAATCCGGGCCGCGTGCGCACCATCGTCGAGAATCCCCTGCCCCGTCCCCGCGACATGCGCAGCCCCGAATTCCTGCGCCTGGTGGACCAGCTCCACGACATCATCACCAGCACCGAACTGCCGGACATCGAAGTGAGCGCTCCAGAGCCCAGCCTCCTGCCCGACCTCATCGAGCCGCTGCCGCCCGCCCCCTCCTCCGACATCCTGGGCCTGCTGGAATACCTGGAGACTCAGGGCGGCACCGCAGACCTCTTCCAGGTGGCCGCGGCCACCCACGTGACCTTCGAAAAGATCCTCTCTTCCGTGAAGGGTGCGGAGATGCTCGACTTCGTCGACACGCCCAAGCGCCAGGTCGTCCTCACGGCGCTGGGGCAGCGGTTCATCCGCGCCAACATGGACGACCGCAAGGAGATCTGGAAGGCCCAGCTCCTCGAACTGCGCCTCTTCCGACTGGTCCAGGAACTCCTCGAACTCCACCACGGAGAGCTCAAGGAGAGCGAGCTCCTGGCCGAGTTGCAGCAGCGCCTGCCCATGGAGAACTCCGAGCAGACCTTCGAGACGCTGGTCACGTGGGGCCGCTTCGGCGAACTCTTTGCCTACCGCGAGGAACGCGGCGTCCTCACCCCGGAATAACGGCTCACTCTGCCCCACCTGGACTACCCCCCGATCGCAGGCGACGCCTGTCGCCTGCTTCCGCTCCTCGCTGCGCTCGGTCGCGGAGGGGGCCCCGTGGGGCCGCTTCGGCGAACTCTTCGCCTACCGCGAGGAACGCGGCGTCCTCACGCCCGAGTAGTCCGGGGCGGCTCAGAACTGGGCGTGGAGCCTGAAGGCATACAGGGTCACGGGCCCCCGGTCGCCGTTGTAGCCTGGGTTCCAGATGCGTTCGGCATCGAGGGTGGCCGTGAGATGCCGGCCCAGGGCGAGGGCATAGTACGCCTCGAGGATGCGCTCGGGAACGTAGCTCAGGCGGCCGTCTCCCAGGAGGAACCCCAGTCCGCCCGCGGCGAGGTAGTCCCGGTGGTCCGGGCTCAATCCGTTCTGGACGAAGGCTGCGCCAACACAATCCTGCGGACGGCCCCAGTCGCTGCCCTTCAGGGCAAGTCCGGCCGACGCAGAGCGGTCGACCTCGGTGAAGGCCCAGGATTCCGTGCGACCGTCACTCCAGCTCCACCGGGCGAAGGCGCCGAGGTCCCCGGTCAGGCTCTGCTCCAGGTTGAGACCCCACCCCTGCTTGACGCGGCCGTAGGCGCGAGTGGCGGTGATGTCCGGCGCCGTGGGTGATTCCGCGAGGCTCTGCCGGTAGTCGCCCATGCGAGTGGTGTTGCGGAAGGCCATGAGGCGCACGACCCCGGCCAGTCCGCCGATGGTGTGGCCATGCTCCACCTCGACCACGTCGCCGTGGGCGCGGGCGATGCCGCGATCCATCTCCAGCTGGTTGGCTTCCAGCGGCTCTGCGAAGCGGCCGAAACGGAGGGCCCAGGCATCCCAGTAGATCTCAGCTGCGCAGCCCCAGGTATAGCCGCGGGTGTCAGCCGGGTAGTCCCAGGCGCCATGGCCCATCAGGGTCCAGTTGAGGAACTGGCTGCGGGGATCGTGGGCGTAGGCGTTGGCATCGAAGACGTCCATGACGCTGAACTTGCCGAGGTGGATGACAAGCCGGCGGGATGCGCGGGTGCCGCCCAGCTGGTGGGCATCAGCCTCGACCGTTTGCGCTTCACCGCCCAGATCGAAGGTCTGCCGGACCATGAACCGTGCGACCGCCGCGCGGAAGTCCGGGCTGCCCACGCGGTAGGTCTCGCCATTGGGGGCCCCCGCCAGGCCCAGCACGCCGCTGACGCCCTTCCCCGCGGCCCCTTCCAGGTCCAGGTAGACCTCGGTGCCCTGCCAGGGTCGCAGCCCGGCCATGAGCGTGGTCGTGAAGGAGGTGGCCCACTCCTTACCTGGACGCAGCGAGTTGGGGCCCTGGTAGGGCGAGGAGAATTCCCCGTGGGTCTGGCTGACCGTGGTGGCCTGGCCATGGAGGCTCCAGAGCTCGCCGACGGGATCGGGGGTCTGGCCCCCGAGGGGAACCCGGAGGACGGCCAGTGCGAGGACGAGCACCCATTGATTTCGCATGGAAACACCGTGGCAGGCGGGGGCGACGAAGGCGTGACGGAGCCGTCACGGACCTGGGCGGCTTCCGGGATCTCAGCCCGATGGGGGGCCGGGCGGTTCCAGAACCGGGGGCGCGAAGGCGCACAAGGCGATCCCCGCCAGCACCAGCATGGCGCCGAGACCTTGCAGGGGCCGCACGGATTCCGCCAGCAGCACCCAGCCCAGGATGATGGTGGCCACGGGCTGGGTCATCAGGCCCATGGCACCCAGGTTGGTGGGGACGTGGCCCAGGCCCCAGGTGATGAACCACCAGGCCACCACCTGCACCAGCGTGCCCAGGCCGATCAGCGCCCACCAGGACCGCACGGGGTAGCCGGTGAAGGCCTCGCCCTGCGCCCAGCCCAGGGCGCCGAAGAGGATGGTGCAGCAGAGGACCACCCAGAACAGGGCCTCGGGGGCGCTGAGCTCGCGCCGGGCGCGGCCCAGGGCCAGGGTGAAGGCGCCGTAGGCCAGGGAGGCCAGGGCCCCCAGCAGCTCGCCCAGCCCGGTGCCCCAGCGGGCCCCCTTGGCCAGGCCCAGGACCATGGCCCCCGCCAAGGCCAGCAGCACCCCCAGCCAGAAGCGCTTGCGCAGCCGGGCGCCCATCCACAGCACGGATACCACCGCCACCCAGATGGGGGCCAGGGTCACCAGCAGGGTGGCGTTGGCGGCGCTGGTGAGGTGGAGGGCCGAGTGCCACATCCAGAGATCCAGCACGAAGCACACACCCGCGATCACTGCCCAGAGCCGCGCCCGCCCCGTGACCGGCCGGCCCGTGCCCCGGGCCAGCCAGGCCACGAACGGCAGTGCGATGGCCATGCGGTAGAAGCCCACGGCCAGGGGTCCCGCCGGTGCGGCCCAGCGCACCAGCATGGCGGCGAAGCCGAGCAGGGAGGCCCCGAAGATCAGGGCGGCGAGTCCCCGCGGATCTTGCGTCTGTCTCCTGTGCATGAAACCAGCCTTCCTGAGTGCGCTCAGTCCTCGAGCGCCTCGGCCACCTTGGCCACCAGGGTCGGGGCGTCCACGGGCTTCAGCAGGAACCCGGAGATGCCCATCTGCTGCATGCGCTGCAGGCTGATGTCATCGCGATGGGCGGACACGACCAGGATCGGCAGCTCCCGCAGGGCCGCGTCCTCCCGGCAGGCCCGGACCAGGCTCTCGCCGGAGCACTCGGGCATGAGGAAGTCCGCCAGGAGCAGGTCCACCGGGGTCTCCCGGAGCACCTTCAGAACCTCGAAGAGGGAGGTGGGCTCCACCTCCACCGTCTCGTGGCCACCGGCCCTCAGGGCCCCGGCCGCGAAGGCCCGGACCAGCCGGCTGTCATCCACGATGGCGATGCGGGGCATGGCGACTCCTCGCCTCCATGGTCCCGCACAACCCACCTATCAACAATGGGCACGAAATTCAGTTCGCCCATCGGGAGACCTGGTCCCACACGTCGTCGTCACCGCAGGGACCGTTGAGCACGATGGCGAAGACGCGGGCCTGGCCGTCCAGGGTCTGGAGATAACCGGCCAGGCTGATGACGCGGTCCAGGTGGCCCGTCTTCACCCGCACCCGCCGCGTGAGGTTCGCATCCTTCTTCTTCAGCTTCCAGGGCTCGCCCCCGATGACCTTCAGCGAGGAGACGAACTCGGGCCCCACTTCGAAGTCGTGGTAGGCGCCCCGCAGGATGATGGCCAGGGTGCGGGCGGACAGCCGGTTCTCCTTGCTCAGGCCCGAGCCGTCCGTGATCTGGATGACCTCCGGCCCCAGGTTGAAGGCGGTACGGTAGAACTCCTGGATGCGCTTCACGCCCCGCGGCCAGGATCCCGCGCCGTATTTGCGCACCAGCATCTCGATCATGAAGTTGTTCGACCACTTGTTGATGTCCAGCACCATGGCCCGCAGCGGCGGGGAGGCCCAGCCCAGCAGCTTGCGCGGGGGCTCGGAGGCCGCGCCGCGGCCCTCCACGGCGATGCCGGCCTCCTGGAGGAGCCGCTGGATGACCTCCCGGGACTGGCGCTCGGGATCCGGCACCAGCTTGCCGGCCTCGTCCCGGTTGAAGTTCACGGACAGCGCCAGCACGGTCGGCAGGGTATCCGCCGTGGTGTTCTCCCAGCCCTGGGGTTCCTTCTGGGCATCGAAGGCACTCTGATCCAGGCGGATGCCGCCGGTGATCCGCTGGACGCCCAGCTTCCGGAGGGACTGGACCAGCAGCCAGACGCGCTCGCTGGTGAGCAGGGGATCGCCGTCGCCCTTGAAGGTGAGGTCCCCCCGTACCACGCCGTCCTGCAGGTCCCCCCAGACTTCGGTCTCGAGGGTGAAGTCCGGTTTCAGGGTCTTGAGCAGCGCGTAGGTCGAGACCACCTTGGTGGTGCTGGCCGGCACCAAGGCCAGGTCATCCTGGTGCCGCTCAAGGACCTTGCCCGTGCCGGCGTCCCAGATCCCGGCGGAGACCCGCACCCCGCGGGCCTCCAGCTGCCTGGCCCAGCTCCGGAAATCCTGGGCGGCCAGAGCCAGGGCCGAGGCCAGGAAGACCGCCACGGACCTCCAGCCCACCTTCATTCCTTCGGCGCCACGGGCTTTTCGGCAGCATTGCCGGCCTTGGGGAGGCCGCGGGACTTGCTGATCTCGTCGGTGATCCCCAGCAGGTTCTGCTCCGCCGTGAACTGCCATTCCCGCACCAGGGTCTTGTTCTGGTAGATGCGGATGCTGTTCAAGGTGCTCTTGCTGCGGACGCCCACGATGGGCAGCCCGTCGGTGCTGCCCGAGGCCCCTGGCCGCACCTGGGTGATGTATTCCCACTCGCCACCCGGCGTCATCGGATCCTTGTATTTCTGGCGGAGGATGCGGGGGCGGACCTTCATCACCTCATCGAGATCCATGGGGTAGCGGCCGGCCTTGCTCGCGTACAGCTTGAAGGCGGCGGCGATGGCCTCGCCCCGGAAGATGAGCTCCGCCTCGTTCTCGCGCTGGACCTCGGCACTGACCAGGGGACCCGCCTTCATCAGCATGATCCCCATCACCACGGCCACCGCCAGGGCGAGCGCCATGGTGAAGCCGCGCTGGGATCGGGAAGGGGTCATGGACGCTCCGGAGCACAAGGGTACTACCCCCGGTCGCCTTTCCGGGTCAGAAGCTCGCGAAAGGCTGCCACCACCTTGGGATCGAACTGGGCCCCGGCCTCGTTGTCGAGTTCCTCCAGCACCTGCCGGTAGCCCTTGGGGCGCCGGTAGCCCTTGCCGCTGGTCATCACCTCGTAGGCTTCGATCAGGCCGATGATGCGGCTGCCGATGGGGATGCTGGTCTCGCGCAGTCCCTCGGGATAGCCGAGGCCGTCCCAGCGCTCGTGGTGGTGGCGGATCATCTTCACCACGTCGAAGGGGAACCTCAGGTCCTTCAGGAAGACCGCGGCCAACTCCGGATGGCTCCGGATCTTCTTCAGCTCCTCGCCATTCAGCTCAGGCTTGGCGAGCATCTGCGGATCCAGCATCAGCAGGCCCACGTCGTGGAGGATCGCGCCGATGCTGACCGCCTCCACCTCCTCGGTGGTGAGTTCGAGCTTCAGGGCCAGGTCCCGGGCCAGGCGCGCCGTGGCGAGGCTGTGGGGCCGCAAGGTCGGCATCCGGCTTTCGCTGGACTGCAGGATCCGGTGGCTCACCGAGAGGAAGGCGTGGTGGTAGCGTTCGTGGAGGCGCGCCTCCTGCATGTGGAGGCCCAGGATGCGGCCCAGCTTCTGGATGGCCTCGATCTCGGCGATGGAGAAGGAGTGGTCCTCCTGGCGGAAGACCAGCATCAGGTCGTGGCCCTGCAGCGTCTCGTTCAGCAGCAGGGGCATGTAGGTGGCGAAGGCCCCATCGATCTGGGGCGATTCGGCCATGTCCACGCGGGTGATGAGCCGGAGGTCCTGCTCCTGCACGGCTGGGAGATGGAAGGTGGCGTGGGCGAGGATCTGCTGCTGCAGGTCCGGCGACAGGGGCAGCGTGCTGTACGCGAGGATCGGGCGGATCTCCTCGGGGTCCTCGATCCAGAGCGCCACCGCCGAAGCCGAGAGGATCTGGCTGAGCAGGCCGGCGATCTCCCAGAAGAAGGCCCGCTGTTCGGGCGGCACCATGCCGCGCTTGCGTTCGGGATTGGGCGGCGGCGGCGCCACCCAGCCGCTGAGCGTGCGATCCGCCTCCCAGGGCAGCGCCGCATAGCCGTCCTGCCCGCCGGCGAAGCCGTACATGCGCTCCTGGGCCGGGGGGCCGGTGGATGTCACGAAGACGCCGGGCGCGCGCAGGGGCGGCGCCGGGGCACCCACGGACGGAAGCAGCCGCTCTGCCACGGGAGCGACCTCGTCGATGATGGCGGCAGCCGTGGGCAGGCCTTGCGGCACGGGCGCCGGGCCAGCGGCCGGCGGCGCCGGCGGATCGGGCACGTGCACCGAGAGCGGCACCTGATCCGGCCGCGGCATGGTGCCGTACAGGCGGAATTCCCGCAGGGCCTGCACCAGGTCTCCGCAGATGCCCAGGGTCGGCGGCTCGTCCCGCTCCACGTCGAAGGTGCCGCCCTTGATGCGGTCGCGCTGGATCAGCAGGCCCACCCAGTCACCCGCCAGGTAGACGGGCGTGATGAGGTACCGGGGCCACTCGCCGCCCTGGCCGAAGGCCGCCAGCTCCGGGGATTCGGAGGCGTCGTTCACCACGAAGGCCCGGCGCATGCGCTGCGTGTGCACCAGCAGCGGGTGCCCCTCCGGGATGGAGACGGGCGGGCGCGTCCCCCGGGGCCAGCCGTAGAAACTCACCACCTCGAAGGAGCCCAGCTCGGGGGTCCGGAGGTAGAGCGCCCCCTTGGTGCTGCCCACTTCCTCCAGGCACCGGTAGAGGACCTGGGAACACCGGTTGGCGAGGGCCTCGCCGAGTATCAAGGTGGGCATGGCCATGGGATGGGGGGTCCTGGTCAGGGTGGGCGGGAACCCCAATCATGGCAGAGCCGCAGGGGGACGATCCAGCGAATCGGCCGTTCCGTTCCGCGACTTTTACCGACAGGTCCTCAAAGGGGTCAGGCCCCTTGGGGCAGGCGCTGGAGGCTCTCCACCTGGAGGCTGCGGTTGGCCCAGCGGGTGAGCCCGGACAGCTGGCTCCCATGCCCGCATTCCGCAAGGGGCGCGGCCAGAGTCTCCAGGCGCGCCACCACGGCCAGCCAGTCCACGGGCAGGGCCACCGAGGCCAGCCCGTCATCCCAGGCCTCCCCGCCCGTCGTGAGCAGCCGCCCGTCGAAGTGGGAGATGAGCGGAAAGGCCGGTGCCGAGGGGGCCACGACGGCCATGCGCCGGGCGAGGGCGGGCAGCAGGGCGGCCATGTGGGGGCCATGCAGCGGGTGCCGGATGGGCAGCAGGCCCACCTTGAAGGCCGAAGGCCGGAGGGCCGCCACCAGGGGCTCCAGGGCATCCACCGGTCCCGACACCGTGAACTGGGCCTGGCCGTTGCGGTTCGACAGGGCCAAGGCGGGATGGGCCAGGAGGGCCTGCCGCACGTCCAACTCCGGGACTCCGATGATGAAGGCCATGCCCATGGCGCGCCCGGCGAAGGCGGCCTCGCTCAGCCCCTCCACGGTGTCCAGCAGGTCCAGGGCGGCTTCGAGTGGAACGACGCCCGCCGCCACCAGCGCCGAGTAGAAGCCCATGCTGTGGCCCGTCGCCGCCCTGGGAAGGGGCATGCCCGCCTGACGCCAGGCTCGGAACAGCCCCACGGAATGCGCCAGCACCGCGCAGGGGGCGTGGCGCTGGAAGCGCAGGGCCTCCAGGGGACCTTCCGCCATCAGGCGCCGCAACGGATAGCC contains these protein-coding regions:
- a CDS encoding protein kinase domain-containing protein: MSTAGERALALAVACGLLEPGEARDTDLETLVAAGRLTREDCQGLLQDLADLEEVEASHWSLDVTAQTPLPTHGDPAETDPSGPSAGPSDPGRRFRKGDVFQARTLARWARFENLELLGEGGMGRIFKATDPSLHRLVALKLLRREDPDLLQRFIQEAQLQARVDHPNVCRVYEVGEWRGQPYIAMQFLSGATLQRAAPALSVEALLRYMVDVCEGVHAAHRVGLVHRDLKPANLMIDRLEDGSTRACVLDFGLARGTESQGLTETGRIIGTVAFMSPEQARGDAARLDRRSDVYSLGATLQALLTGSPPFPGEGLECMSHIVKDDPVPLRRRLPMLSADLETVVLTCLQKDPRRRYATARALGEDLQRILDGESIEARAATRLEKGVHWARKHTVLVAATAAVLLSTAVFGGFAVRERLRARAQAAHAQRFAQAAERIEALARYLKLSPPHDLGPELRDLEGRVARLEAEAHVEGASAEAPGQYALGRARLALGQPESARTHLERARALGFDTPELRSALGRALLELHQKALDEAWRIGPEDARKEALGRLQAVAVARIEPLLRSGATASLIPLAYLEGQAAWVAGRWEEAIAKARAAQGQAPWFYEARLLEAQALLSWGLPKSGPERDGILAEAHRSAQAALMAAPCDVQALGLAGRIGVMRYGLFVSDPVQGRAIHAGVEGVVAALRILEPGGSRAAILEASLLTAEAVNAQVAGRPGAAPLRRALALLAPLLEAPDPPFDALEGAMQAECYAIKFPEMGDPIPWLDRALAHGREALDRRPGHSSLANELARVSVWRLSEGTLRGEPPWEVFESALQVILRGLEREPDAKSLREALGYLWGERAEYERTHGMDPRPSLEQSMQSFEMVLRQGPSFRSHYGMANAALMRGQWETVHRQAGAEASLERADQAYRQARLLAPFHSVLGANLVEVALWRGMAAGFGTVDGERAMREGEAQFQEDVKRFAQIPTLWLRGAQLAKARGQAKDAKARIQRAFALDPHNPEIRRLLQAVQAGDQPQG
- a CDS encoding ABC transporter permease, encoding MMHRFLDTMWGQANALFSPLRRRRWVDLLLVAAAFGMLYGLILVGREWTAIQRPQLEIDLSLLALPKYTFFSMMRGVAAYVLSIAFTLVYAFWAAKDERAEKLLIPLLDILQSIPVLTFLMPLLLVMVALFPRSNMGLEITAILTIFTGQVWNMTFSLYHSLKSVPAELQEAGTVYRFTWWQRFKWVELPFATTGLAWNSMMSMAGGWFFLMINESLKVGDKDFRLPGLGSYMRVAAEQGNVKAEVLAVLAMILMIVFLDQVLWRPVVVWAQRFRIEDTVQNVDSQSWFLNLIRGSRLIRRWDRWRTKQRRNRQHRHPAPKVPLAEGGSERAAHAAPWLSMGALIVLSGFLLLGGYGVFRLLQQLPSGAWWTLLKAAGLTLSRVMASILIGLCWTLPAGLAIGLSQRLSRIFQPIVQVAASFPAPMLFPAVIAILASFRIGLGWGSIALMLLGTQWYILFNVIAGASAIPSDLREVGTAFGFSRWQRFRNLYMPAVFPYLVTGCLTAAGGAWNASIVSEYYNLSGPTLKTFGLGAIVSQATDEKDFVLLAAATLVLAGTVVLFNRLVWKPLYKIAETHYSLSK
- a CDS encoding ABC transporter ATP-binding protein produces the protein MKHAINATHEVICELKGIQKSFERETGHALRVLEDINLDIRANEVVCLIGPSGCGKSTILRIFAGLIHPTKGKTFYHGKKMEGLNPGVAIVFQNFALYPWMTVEANVKTVLQAQGLDDETIKAKAHRAISLVGLEGFEEAYPRELSGGMKQRVGMARALSVDPEILFMDEPFSHVDALTAEGLRAEILDIWDDAERNPSSILMVSHDIKEVVYMADRVVVLSANPGRVRTIVENPLPRPRDMRSPEFLRLVDQLHDIITSTELPDIEVSAPEPSLLPDLIEPLPPAPSSDILGLLEYLETQGGTADLFQVAAATHVTFEKILSSVKGAEMLDFVDTPKRQVVLTALGQRFIRANMDDRKEIWKAQLLELRLFRLVQELLELHHGELKESELLAELQQRLPMENSEQTFETLVTWGRFGELFAYREERGVLTPE